Proteins encoded within one genomic window of Thermococcus celer Vu 13 = JCM 8558:
- a CDS encoding YiiX/YebB-like N1pC/P60 family cysteine hydrolase: protein MRKVAPIVALLVLVAMTTLNPVAASSSSGGSNYYHPYPIGIIPGDIVIGHNPTSSIVIPGYWTHTGIIAYYDTYYNDWVVIEAWDSGIRMVLLSDFLKRYDTVAVLRVNTNDVVRQNAVYFAYQQLGKPYDWGWWTKEVYGDSYYCSELVWAAYKAAGGPDIDANPGWSWKYLDGVAPQEIYDDGDTYVIYYDSA, encoded by the coding sequence ATGAGAAAGGTTGCTCCAATCGTTGCCCTGCTGGTGCTTGTGGCAATGACGACCCTGAACCCCGTTGCCGCATCGAGCAGTTCCGGCGGTTCGAACTACTACCACCCGTATCCAATTGGAATAATACCTGGAGACATCGTCATAGGCCACAACCCGACGAGCAGCATCGTAATCCCCGGCTACTGGACCCACACGGGAATAATAGCGTACTACGACACCTATTACAACGATTGGGTCGTCATAGAGGCCTGGGACTCAGGAATAAGGATGGTTCTGCTCTCCGACTTCCTCAAGAGGTACGACACCGTCGCGGTCCTCAGGGTCAACACGAACGACGTCGTCAGGCAGAACGCGGTTTACTTCGCCTACCAGCAGCTGGGCAAGCCCTACGACTGGGGCTGGTGGACGAAGGAGGTTTACGGCGATAGCTATTACTGCTCGGAGCTCGTGTGGGCAGCCTACAAGGCCGCTGGCGGGCCGGACATAGACGCCAACCCCGGCTGGAGCTGGAAGTACCTCGACGGCGTCGCGCCGCAGGAGATCTACGACGACGGAGACACCTACGTGATATACTACGACTCGGCCTGA
- a CDS encoding helix-turn-helix domain-containing protein, translated as MERVWLMRAKGMREVEIAEALGISRQAVNKALRDARAKLFETFFNIAEVFGFDVVRVNAEKGFMVAKGRCGERGVRVYAFYLPGRGVRAFFGGDFPDYIIEHAAEIGIIEKPEERELVEALEG; from the coding sequence ATGGAGAGGGTCTGGCTGATGCGGGCTAAGGGAATGCGCGAGGTCGAGATAGCCGAAGCCCTGGGGATCTCGAGGCAGGCGGTCAACAAAGCTCTGCGGGACGCCAGGGCAAAGCTCTTCGAGACCTTCTTCAACATCGCCGAGGTCTTCGGCTTCGATGTGGTGAGGGTCAACGCCGAGAAGGGCTTCATGGTGGCCAAGGGGAGATGCGGGGAGAGGGGAGTAAGGGTCTACGCCTTCTACCTCCCGGGGAGGGGAGTGCGGGCCTTCTTTGGAGGGGATTTTCCGGACTACATCATCGAGCACGCCGCTGAGATTGGAATAATAGAAAAACCTGAGGAGAGGGAGCTGGTGGAGGCCCTCGAGGGTTAG
- a CDS encoding mechanosensitive ion channel family protein has protein sequence MLSNSAAMWLGKDLAWGITVGGVVKALLILIIGYILAKFIRRYLINLSRTTKYVWIVNEDTAGTLHNMIVIISLVYALDAVGILSYEVAGTSISSMISAFLVFYFSYLLAKRSKDYMIMRAPQKKLPEVQLKAKLFYYTVVTLAFFIALNIAGFSGRLTTLLAAAGITGIILGFSAQTVVSNFISGIFMYFDRPLKIGDPVEVAGYSGVVHDIRILSTRIRTWDGTLVRIPNEKLFNSEIVNLTKYPVRRVDVPVGIAYGEDIQKAIDVIKGVLDDMPYVLAEPEPVVFVEGLGDNSVNIAVRAWAPSEKWFDVRWRIVQRIKEALDREGIEIPFPQRVNWFAEELKVRVEKGGGEN, from the coding sequence ATGCTCTCAAACTCCGCAGCCATGTGGCTCGGCAAGGACCTGGCATGGGGGATAACTGTCGGTGGAGTGGTTAAAGCACTTTTAATCCTGATCATCGGCTACATACTTGCCAAATTCATCCGCCGCTACCTCATAAACCTATCAAGAACCACCAAGTACGTATGGATAGTGAACGAGGATACCGCCGGCACGCTCCACAACATGATTGTGATAATATCCCTGGTCTACGCCCTCGACGCTGTGGGTATACTCTCATATGAAGTTGCGGGAACGAGCATAAGCAGCATGATAAGTGCCTTCCTTGTATTCTATTTCTCCTATCTGCTCGCCAAGCGCTCGAAGGACTACATGATTATGCGTGCTCCCCAAAAAAAGCTCCCGGAAGTTCAGCTTAAAGCCAAGCTCTTCTACTACACTGTCGTCACGCTCGCGTTCTTCATAGCCCTTAACATCGCCGGCTTCAGCGGAAGACTTACGACATTACTGGCCGCGGCAGGGATAACCGGTATTATCCTTGGATTTTCGGCACAGACAGTTGTTTCCAACTTCATATCCGGAATTTTTATGTACTTTGACAGGCCCCTGAAGATAGGGGATCCTGTTGAAGTTGCCGGTTATTCCGGAGTGGTTCACGATATAAGGATCCTTTCAACGCGCATAAGAACATGGGATGGAACCCTCGTGAGGATTCCAAACGAGAAGCTCTTCAACAGCGAGATAGTAAATCTCACGAAATACCCCGTCAGGAGGGTTGATGTCCCCGTGGGGATAGCGTACGGGGAAGACATCCAGAAAGCCATAGATGTTATAAAGGGCGTTCTCGACGATATGCCCTACGTGCTCGCCGAGCCCGAGCCCGTGGTGTTTGTGGAGGGCCTTGGGGATAACAGTGTGAACATAGCAGTTAGGGCATGGGCGCCCAGCGAGAAATGGTTCGACGTGAGGTGGCGGATAGTCCAGAGGATCAAGGAAGCCCTTGATAGGGAAGGAATCGAGATACCGTTCCCGCAGAGGGTGAACTGGTTCGCGGAGGAGCTGAAGGTGAGGGTGGAGAAAGGCGGAGGGGAGAATTAG
- the dph2 gene encoding diphthamide biosynthesis enzyme Dph2: MHEVPGGEILGKLRELKARRVLIQTPEGLKREAQSLADFLEENGIETIISGDVNYGACDPADREARLLGCDALIHLGHSYMQLHLEVPTIFVPAFANVEVIPALEKNMEEIRRLGKKIALATTAQHIHKLEEAREFLEKRGFEVLVGEGDSRVSWPGQVLGCNFSAARVDAEGILFIGAGYFHPLGVALATGKPTLAVNPYSGDATWMEREAERLIRKRWAQIARAMDAQKFGVITSTKKGQLRLAEARRVVRLLRENGRYARLMAMNHINYPALEGFDFDAYVVVACPRVPMDDYENWRKPVLTPTEVEILLGLREDYAFDEILGGKRGGREPIGIALHGVRG, encoded by the coding sequence ATGCACGAGGTTCCGGGCGGCGAGATACTGGGGAAACTTCGAGAGCTCAAAGCCAGACGTGTGCTCATCCAGACTCCCGAGGGGCTGAAGAGGGAAGCCCAGTCCCTGGCCGATTTCCTTGAGGAGAACGGAATCGAGACGATAATAAGCGGCGACGTGAACTACGGCGCCTGCGACCCGGCGGACAGGGAGGCGAGGCTCCTCGGCTGCGACGCGCTGATACACCTCGGCCACTCCTACATGCAGCTCCACCTCGAGGTTCCGACGATATTCGTCCCGGCCTTCGCTAACGTCGAGGTAATCCCTGCCCTCGAGAAGAACATGGAGGAGATTCGAAGGCTCGGAAAGAAGATAGCCCTCGCAACGACGGCCCAGCACATCCATAAACTTGAGGAGGCGAGGGAGTTTCTGGAGAAGCGGGGCTTTGAAGTCCTCGTCGGGGAGGGCGATTCCCGCGTGAGCTGGCCGGGGCAGGTCCTCGGATGCAACTTCTCGGCCGCCAGGGTTGATGCGGAGGGGATCCTCTTCATCGGCGCCGGCTACTTCCACCCCCTCGGCGTCGCCCTCGCCACGGGAAAGCCAACGCTCGCGGTGAACCCCTACTCGGGCGACGCGACCTGGATGGAGAGGGAAGCGGAGCGCCTGATAAGGAAACGCTGGGCGCAGATAGCGAGGGCGATGGACGCACAAAAGTTCGGGGTGATAACGAGCACCAAGAAGGGCCAGCTACGCCTCGCGGAGGCGAGGAGGGTGGTGAGGCTCCTCCGGGAGAACGGGAGGTACGCCAGGCTGATGGCGATGAACCACATCAACTACCCTGCTTTAGAGGGCTTCGACTTCGACGCCTACGTCGTCGTCGCCTGCCCGAGGGTTCCTATGGACGACTACGAGAACTGGAGGAAGCCAGTACTGACGCCGACCGAGGTTGAGATACTCCTCGGCCTGCGCGAGGACTACGCCTTCGACGAGATACTCGGTGGAAAGCGCGGGGGCAGGGAGCCAATAGGGATAGCCCTTCACGGGGTGAGAGGTTGA
- a CDS encoding transcriptional regulator, whose amino-acid sequence MGDVHERLEALLRSLGVKKTELRIYRLLLERGKPMRIKEIQGELGISERSVREHVLSLYRRGILKRKLIEQGWLGYVYTAVSPAEVLENIKASLIKRINEIENELKNKSRN is encoded by the coding sequence ATGGGTGACGTCCACGAGAGACTTGAGGCGCTGCTGCGTTCACTCGGCGTTAAGAAAACCGAACTGAGGATATACCGCCTCCTGCTCGAGAGGGGGAAACCCATGAGGATAAAGGAGATACAGGGGGAACTCGGAATAAGCGAGCGCTCGGTCCGGGAGCACGTCCTCAGCCTGTACCGGCGGGGAATACTCAAAAGGAAGCTCATAGAACAGGGCTGGCTGGGCTACGTTTACACGGCCGTCTCACCGGCGGAGGTGCTCGAGAACATAAAAGCGAGCCTCATAAAGAGGATAAACGAAATAGAAAACGAGCTCAAGAACAAGTCCAGGAACTAA
- a CDS encoding DUF1648 domain-containing protein encodes MDLKEYEILVSLFLLFSSFLVLAFRERRNPLIGFRVGYTYHSERVWKKVNTFSGIANALVSLFLLGLAFLGVSLNVFVLVMTSLLLLVVFIGLTMAKGEYELEDISTEAPEKPTGEKLEGSVKPYLITQLAFLGLYFLLVVILWGEIPGRVATHFSTSGPDSYGGKLWGIVEVPILVWLIPFVLTFPAKDPGFFARAKFYPTSPGSWCLFTTLVSFGLTVVFISSLVYNAGMAPATIMNYATYAIIGIVILGLYLLLKDVGARPSQP; translated from the coding sequence ATGGATCTGAAGGAATACGAGATCCTGGTTTCACTTTTCCTCCTGTTCTCTTCGTTCCTCGTTCTGGCCTTCAGGGAAAGGAGGAACCCGCTGATAGGCTTTCGCGTGGGCTACACCTACCACTCGGAAAGGGTATGGAAGAAGGTGAACACCTTTTCGGGGATAGCCAATGCCCTGGTTTCGTTGTTCCTGCTCGGACTCGCGTTCCTCGGGGTTTCCCTCAACGTCTTCGTTCTGGTCATGACCTCGCTTCTGCTGCTGGTGGTGTTCATAGGGCTCACCATGGCAAAGGGGGAGTACGAGCTCGAGGACATCTCGACGGAAGCCCCGGAAAAACCAACCGGGGAAAAGCTTGAGGGGAGCGTAAAGCCCTACCTCATCACCCAGCTCGCCTTCCTCGGCCTTTACTTCCTGCTGGTCGTCATCCTCTGGGGGGAAATCCCCGGGAGGGTTGCCACCCACTTCTCCACGAGCGGGCCGGACAGCTACGGGGGTAAACTCTGGGGTATCGTGGAAGTCCCCATTCTGGTCTGGCTCATTCCGTTCGTCCTCACGTTCCCGGCGAAGGACCCCGGCTTCTTCGCGAGGGCGAAATTCTACCCCACGAGTCCAGGGAGCTGGTGCCTCTTCACGACCCTTGTGAGCTTTGGATTGACGGTGGTCTTTATCTCATCGCTCGTCTACAACGCGGGAATGGCCCCCGCAACTATCATGAACTACGCGACGTACGCGATCATCGGAATAGTCATTCTCGGCCTCTACCTCCTCCTCAAGGATGTGGGTGCCCGGCCTTCTCAACCCTAA
- a CDS encoding heavy metal-binding domain-containing protein: MGLLVTTTEKVPGYRVVEVKGLARGGIVRATHVGRDIMAFLKNLKGGEVKEYTEMLAEAREEALKRMVLNAQEMGANAVIGVRFMTSSVASGMAEIYAYGTAVVVEKEE, translated from the coding sequence ATGGGGTTGCTGGTAACGACCACGGAGAAGGTTCCCGGCTACAGGGTGGTCGAGGTCAAGGGCCTCGCCAGGGGCGGCATCGTCAGGGCGACCCACGTTGGGAGGGACATAATGGCCTTCCTCAAGAACCTGAAGGGCGGGGAAGTCAAGGAGTACACGGAGATGCTGGCGGAGGCGAGGGAAGAGGCTCTCAAAAGGATGGTGCTCAACGCTCAGGAGATGGGGGCGAACGCCGTTATCGGAGTCCGCTTCATGACCTCGTCGGTCGCCTCGGGCATGGCCGAGATATACGCCTACGGAACGGCGGTGGTCGTTGAGAAGGAGGAGTGA
- a CDS encoding nitrilase produces the protein MKIAYVQMEPVLLEPELNYSRAEELIREAADKGAELVVLPELFDTGYNFRSKAEIEEVAGEIPDGSTTRFLMELSNELDVFIVAGTAEKDEGGRLYNSAVVTGPIGSGYIGKYRKVHLFNREKLFFEPGNLGFRVFNIGIAKVGVMICFDWFFPESARTLALKGADIIAHPSNLVMPYAPMAMPIRALENRVYTVTANRIGEERGLRFIGKSTIASPKAEVLAMGSEDGEEVAVVDVDLGLARDKHINDLNDILRDRRPEFYSL, from the coding sequence ATGAAGATAGCTTACGTCCAGATGGAGCCGGTTCTCCTCGAGCCCGAGCTGAACTACTCCAGAGCGGAGGAGCTGATCCGTGAGGCCGCGGACAAAGGGGCCGAGCTCGTGGTTCTGCCGGAGCTCTTCGACACCGGTTACAACTTCAGGAGCAAGGCTGAGATCGAGGAAGTCGCCGGTGAGATACCGGACGGTTCAACGACGCGGTTCCTGATGGAGCTCTCCAACGAGCTCGATGTTTTCATCGTCGCCGGAACCGCCGAGAAGGACGAAGGGGGGAGGCTCTACAACTCCGCCGTGGTAACAGGGCCCATCGGTAGCGGTTACATCGGGAAATACCGGAAGGTCCACCTCTTCAACCGCGAGAAGCTCTTCTTCGAGCCCGGCAACCTCGGCTTCCGGGTCTTCAACATCGGGATCGCGAAGGTCGGCGTGATGATATGCTTCGACTGGTTCTTCCCTGAATCAGCAAGAACGCTCGCCCTCAAGGGGGCAGACATCATCGCCCACCCCAGCAACCTCGTGATGCCCTACGCCCCGATGGCGATGCCGATAAGGGCCCTGGAGAACCGCGTTTACACGGTAACGGCCAACAGAATTGGAGAGGAGAGGGGACTGCGCTTCATAGGGAAGAGCACGATAGCCTCGCCAAAGGCCGAGGTTCTCGCCATGGGGAGCGAGGATGGTGAGGAGGTCGCGGTCGTCGACGTTGACCTCGGCCTCGCGAGGGACAAGCACATCAACGACCTCAACGATATCCTGAGGGACAGACGGCCGGAGTTCTACTCGCTGTGA
- a CDS encoding YhfC family glutamic-type intramembrane protease: MYLLPFPILGGLLAWGTLYFVGFKRQRWGEIILGVAAFFIAIIVQNPVQQLPLLGMGIRSNADVVARGTAFIVGASVWLGLVAGIVQEGTKYLLVKGKDLKTGLFMGLGFGVTEAFVIAGTALAGSLAAGRSLDVPLSAALISMVERYFVTLFHAGTGVYLAYACREGRGRAGLTAMIGVHALIDSLAAYYQLTKSSPVMYTVEVVAALAALGLLYYTVPKAKVELPKEGKVMW, from the coding sequence ATGTACCTCCTTCCCTTTCCCATTCTCGGCGGTCTCCTGGCCTGGGGAACGCTCTACTTCGTGGGCTTCAAAAGACAGAGATGGGGCGAGATAATCCTCGGCGTGGCCGCGTTCTTCATCGCGATAATCGTCCAGAATCCAGTTCAACAGCTGCCCCTTCTCGGAATGGGGATAAGGTCCAACGCCGACGTCGTGGCGAGGGGGACGGCCTTCATCGTGGGCGCTTCGGTGTGGCTCGGTCTCGTCGCCGGGATAGTCCAGGAGGGAACGAAGTACCTTCTCGTGAAGGGGAAGGACCTTAAGACGGGCCTCTTCATGGGGCTGGGCTTCGGTGTAACGGAAGCCTTCGTTATAGCCGGAACGGCCCTCGCCGGCTCTCTGGCCGCGGGAAGGTCCCTCGACGTGCCCCTGAGCGCGGCCCTTATCTCCATGGTCGAAAGGTACTTCGTAACGCTCTTCCACGCCGGAACAGGAGTATACCTCGCTTACGCCTGCCGTGAGGGTCGTGGAAGGGCCGGACTCACGGCCATGATAGGTGTTCACGCGCTCATAGATTCGCTCGCGGCCTACTATCAACTCACGAAAAGCTCGCCGGTTATGTACACGGTGGAGGTCGTGGCGGCCCTCGCGGCGCTGGGGCTGCTGTACTACACCGTTCCAAAGGCAAAGGTGGAACTTCCGAAGGAAGGGAAGGTCATGTGGTGA
- a CDS encoding RsmB/NOP family class I SAM-dependent RNA methyltransferase, with the protein MGKLKLSDRQLYALVEAVKLGEEVKPSQQAKRKAFSKYRIEGWENSKLTGIFYSIQRRLGLIDEVIEELVGVSPPILDPWLRASLRVAVEVALFRDPGQKTIQHLRGLAQFLSKQTHPYVGYYYYDLLPRILEYVPVIDTEEKRLKWDYLFPEWFVGKIRELVGEETEDLLRALNETPPMGLRVNLLKTTVEEVEDYLRRKNVRFERSGRVNTLIRILDPFNPEWLLNKGFAIAQEEAAAVASLVLAPKPGETVVDLAAAPGGKTAHMAELMNNEGKIYAIDVDKARIKRMNEVLRRTGVKIAETIRADGRRAPEVLGKGRVDRVLLDAPCTSDGTMAKNPELRWRLREKNIPKVVSLQRELLESAWKLLKPGGRLLYSTCSMFREENEGVVEWFLRRHGDARLVPIEGSYDEGFLPGTMRAWPHRHGTIGFFYVLIEKGEV; encoded by the coding sequence TTGGGGAAACTCAAGCTCAGCGACAGGCAACTTTACGCGCTCGTCGAGGCGGTGAAACTCGGGGAGGAGGTTAAGCCGAGCCAGCAGGCCAAGAGGAAGGCCTTCTCGAAGTACAGGATCGAGGGCTGGGAGAACTCCAAGCTCACCGGGATATTCTACTCCATCCAGCGGCGCCTGGGCCTCATCGACGAGGTCATCGAAGAACTCGTCGGCGTCTCTCCCCCAATACTCGACCCCTGGCTGAGGGCCTCCCTGAGGGTCGCGGTTGAGGTGGCCCTCTTCAGGGATCCGGGCCAGAAAACGATCCAGCATCTGAGGGGTCTCGCGCAGTTCCTCTCCAAACAAACCCACCCCTACGTCGGCTATTACTACTACGACCTCCTGCCGCGGATCCTCGAGTACGTTCCGGTAATAGACACGGAGGAGAAGAGGCTGAAGTGGGACTACCTGTTCCCTGAGTGGTTCGTAGGGAAAATCAGGGAACTTGTCGGGGAAGAGACCGAGGACCTCCTGAGGGCCCTCAACGAGACCCCGCCGATGGGCCTGAGGGTCAACCTCCTCAAAACAACCGTTGAGGAAGTTGAGGACTACCTGAGGAGAAAGAACGTCCGTTTTGAGAGGAGCGGGCGCGTCAACACGCTCATCAGGATCCTCGACCCCTTCAACCCGGAGTGGCTCCTCAACAAGGGTTTCGCCATCGCCCAGGAGGAGGCGGCGGCCGTGGCCTCGCTGGTGCTGGCACCGAAACCGGGAGAAACGGTCGTCGACCTCGCCGCCGCCCCCGGCGGAAAAACGGCCCACATGGCCGAGCTGATGAACAACGAGGGAAAGATCTACGCCATAGACGTGGATAAGGCCAGGATAAAGCGTATGAACGAGGTTCTTAGGAGAACGGGGGTGAAGATAGCCGAGACGATAAGGGCCGACGGGAGAAGGGCCCCGGAAGTTCTGGGGAAAGGGAGGGTGGATAGGGTTCTCCTCGATGCCCCCTGCACGAGCGATGGAACGATGGCCAAGAACCCCGAGCTGAGGTGGCGCCTCCGGGAGAAGAACATCCCGAAGGTTGTATCCCTCCAGAGGGAACTCCTCGAGAGCGCCTGGAAACTGCTCAAACCCGGTGGCCGGTTGCTCTACTCCACCTGCTCGATGTTCAGGGAGGAGAACGAGGGAGTTGTGGAGTGGTTCCTGAGGAGGCACGGGGATGCAAGGCTCGTTCCCATTGAAGGGTCCTACGACGAGGGTTTTCTGCCGGGAACCATGAGGGCGTGGCCCCACAGGCACGGGACCATAGGCTTCTTCTACGTCCTGATCGAAAAGGGAGAGGTCTAA
- a CDS encoding metallophosphoesterase: MDSFEAFEALSLEIETSRGRTLLMADPHIGFELSRGLRIRTHFEEELAGFIVDKDPDLLVLLGDVKEPIGLSFTVKRLLMGFFSDIRDTPTVITKGNHDGRIEEVTGRFPHVEVVEHALIDGRLFLHGHRNLPGLEFSEAYLGHIHPAYTFRRGGVSRKAKIFFRVGKFLILPTVNPFIEGFDVRQGIRMIPFLRDSGEGEAFLPEGVYLGRVPL; encoded by the coding sequence ATGGACTCTTTTGAAGCCTTCGAGGCGCTTTCCCTTGAGATCGAGACCTCCCGCGGGAGGACACTCTTGATGGCCGATCCCCACATCGGCTTTGAGCTCTCCCGGGGACTGAGGATAAGGACTCACTTCGAGGAGGAGCTCGCGGGATTTATAGTGGATAAGGATCCCGACCTGCTGGTCCTTCTGGGGGACGTCAAAGAACCGATAGGGCTGAGCTTCACCGTTAAGCGGCTCCTCATGGGCTTCTTCTCGGACATCCGGGATACACCAACGGTGATCACCAAGGGCAACCACGACGGCAGGATAGAGGAGGTCACCGGGAGGTTCCCCCACGTTGAGGTAGTTGAGCACGCCCTGATCGACGGGAGGCTCTTCCTCCACGGGCACAGAAACCTTCCGGGCCTGGAGTTCTCCGAGGCCTACCTTGGGCACATACATCCGGCATACACTTTCAGGCGAGGGGGGGTTTCCAGAAAGGCGAAGATCTTCTTCCGGGTTGGGAAGTTTCTCATCCTTCCAACGGTCAATCCGTTCATCGAGGGGTTCGATGTGAGGCAGGGGATAAGGATGATCCCCTTCCTGAGGGATTCAGGGGAGGGTGAGGCTTTTCTGCCTGAGGGCGTTTATCTGGGGCGCGTTCCGCTTTGA
- a CDS encoding class I SAM-dependent methyltransferase, translating to MSLEELYEHIDWRMNPEDERARERFERIAEFFGSISDVLPSGGRVLDLCAGTGIAGAALAKVTEARSLTLLDARRIDRDSAEKWLELARLKPELRLVQGDAREVGELVDEHDVVVLWGLTMPHFDPFDAVRLFAGVARVLGENGVFLIEDMDRVYWVMYRAGYKRFLVEGRKGDRTIASMHEGYDFVGGTFRRGYYVLPGFRKVGTVDFHYWDISTQLALGRIFFGEYGLVKREDHGIAGVGDVLIFKKPKGDVARLVAEDFGAPHSE from the coding sequence ATGTCCCTCGAGGAACTCTACGAACACATCGACTGGCGGATGAACCCTGAGGACGAGAGGGCGAGGGAGAGGTTCGAGAGGATAGCTGAATTCTTCGGGAGCATCTCGGACGTGCTGCCGTCTGGGGGCAGGGTTCTGGATCTATGTGCCGGAACCGGGATAGCCGGGGCCGCCCTCGCTAAGGTAACGGAAGCGAGGTCCCTAACGCTCCTCGACGCCAGAAGGATCGACCGGGACTCGGCGGAGAAGTGGCTCGAGCTGGCGCGGCTAAAGCCCGAACTGAGACTGGTTCAGGGCGACGCAAGGGAAGTTGGGGAGCTCGTTGACGAGCACGACGTTGTCGTCCTCTGGGGGCTCACGATGCCCCACTTCGACCCCTTCGACGCGGTGAGGCTGTTCGCCGGGGTTGCCCGCGTTCTGGGCGAGAACGGCGTTTTTCTGATAGAGGACATGGACAGGGTTTACTGGGTAATGTACCGCGCCGGCTATAAGCGATTCCTCGTGGAGGGAAGGAAAGGAGACCGCACCATCGCCTCCATGCACGAGGGCTACGACTTCGTCGGGGGAACGTTCAGGCGGGGCTACTACGTCCTCCCGGGCTTCAGGAAGGTGGGGACGGTTGACTTCCACTACTGGGACATCTCGACACAACTCGCACTCGGCCGGATTTTCTTCGGGGAGTACGGGCTCGTAAAGAGGGAAGACCACGGCATCGCCGGCGTTGGGGACGTTCTCATCTTCAAAAAGCCAAAGGGGGACGTTGCGCGTCTCGTGGCGGAGGACTTCGGCGCCCCTCACAGCGAGTAG
- a CDS encoding METTL5 family protein encodes MRKKHLAMALSRLEGFRDPKPELEQYRTPGDVAAELLWMAHSLGDIEGKVIADLGAGTGVLTIGACLLGAGRVYAVEVDGAAIEVLRRNVEAAGVGECVEVVNSDVSEFSGRAEVVVMNPPFGAQNPHADRPFLIKAFEISDVVYSIHLAKPEVRRFIENFVKDFNFSITHRVTMPFEIPAQFSFHRKRLERITIDVYRFQRM; translated from the coding sequence TTGAGGAAGAAGCATCTTGCCATGGCCCTCTCCCGTCTCGAGGGTTTCAGAGACCCCAAACCGGAGCTTGAGCAGTACAGAACGCCCGGGGACGTTGCGGCGGAGCTCCTCTGGATGGCACATTCGTTGGGCGACATCGAAGGTAAGGTTATAGCGGACCTTGGGGCGGGAACGGGTGTCCTGACGATAGGTGCGTGCCTGCTCGGTGCTGGGAGGGTTTACGCCGTTGAAGTGGATGGGGCGGCCATTGAGGTTCTCCGTCGAAACGTTGAGGCAGCTGGAGTGGGGGAGTGCGTCGAGGTTGTTAATTCCGACGTCTCGGAATTTTCAGGGAGAGCGGAGGTCGTCGTCATGAACCCGCCCTTCGGGGCCCAGAACCCCCACGCCGACAGGCCCTTTCTCATAAAAGCCTTCGAGATAAGCGACGTTGTCTACTCCATCCACCTCGCCAAGCCGGAGGTCAGGCGCTTCATCGAGAACTTTGTTAAGGACTTCAACTTCTCGATAACCCACCGGGTGACGATGCCCTTCGAGATCCCGGCCCAGTTCTCCTTCCACAGGAAGAGGCTGGAGCGAATCACCATAGATGTGTACCGGTTCCAAAGAATGTGA
- a CDS encoding PadR family transcriptional regulator translates to MLGDRKEKALRKLRKDLRSGLYSYLVLLLLEREGELHGYAIRKRLDELSGGRLVPSEGALYDILKGLRKLGLVRDEWAEVGGRPRKYYSLTELGREVLGELGGEVRTIELVLDRLGV, encoded by the coding sequence GTGCTGGGTGATAGGAAGGAGAAGGCCCTCAGGAAGCTCAGAAAGGATCTCCGCTCCGGGCTCTACTCCTACCTCGTACTCCTGCTCCTTGAGAGGGAGGGGGAGCTCCACGGCTACGCGATACGAAAGAGGCTGGACGAGCTCAGCGGCGGAAGACTCGTCCCGAGCGAGGGGGCGCTCTACGACATCCTCAAGGGCCTGAGGAAGCTGGGCCTCGTCCGCGACGAGTGGGCCGAGGTTGGGGGGAGGCCGAGGAAGTACTACTCGCTCACCGAACTCGGAAGGGAGGTCCTGGGGGAACTCGGGGGGGAGGTACGCACGATAGAACTCGTGCTCGATAGGCTGGGGGTGTGA